The Tripterygium wilfordii isolate XIE 37 chromosome 17, ASM1340144v1, whole genome shotgun sequence genome has a window encoding:
- the LOC119981963 gene encoding uncharacterized protein LOC119981963, whose protein sequence is MLPPAPREQSPDEFRYHDAMNNFCMGFDNATNEYKIVHTYKSVTNSMVTEIYTLDTSPVPAHGHIHWRISNRTRSPDHNIDERKLLSFDVNKEEYKLTTLPQLRRHWSFTLFNMKKSLAVSDVIYDSNTVGYDIWILKDYKNQEWVKQYTMIMSCSLGLNVIGAWQDGVRLFSGIRNREIFYYDPKTNRLATIVSPSNTYGGTIISCATSLVSLKNYGELKH, encoded by the exons ATGCTGCCACCTGCTCCAAGAGAGCAATCGCCAGATGAGTTTCGGTATCATGATGCCATGAACAACTTCTGTATGGGGTTTGACAATGCAACGAATGAGTACAAGATTGTTCATACTTACAAGTCCGTTACAAATAGCATGGTTACAGAAATCTACACTTTAG ATACATCACCTGTGCCGGCTCATGGACACATACACTGGAGAATAAGCAATAGGACTCGGTCACCCGATCATAATATTGATGAGAGGAAGTTACTTTCTTTCGATGTGAATAAAGAGGAATACAAATTGACCACTCTTCCTCAACTCCGTAGGCATTGGAGTTTTACACTGTTTAATATGAAGAAATCCCTAGCTGTATCAGATGTCATATATGATAGTAATACAGTAGGGTATGACATATGGATCTTGAAAGATTACAAGAACCAAGAGTGGGTAAAGCAATACACTATGATTATGAGTTGTTCGCTAGGGCTAAATGTTATTGGTGCTTGGCAGGATGGTGTGAGACTCTTTAGCGGTATTCGTAACCgagaaatattttattatgaTCCAAAAACTAATCGCCTGGCAACCATAGTAAGCCCTTCAAATACATATGGAGGAACGATAATTAGTTGTGCTACAAGCCTGGTCTCTCTCAAGAATTATGGAGAATTGAAACATTGA